Within the Alphaproteobacteria bacterium genome, the region GATTCCCAAACCTATATCTAGGCCTAAAGATCCAGTTGATACTGTTTCAATATCAATTGCTTCTCTATCTCCCAGCTTCATGACAGACCCCTTACCGAAAGCTCTATCAATCTGTGTTAAAGCTGCTTCAAGAGCTTTTGACTTATCTTCTGACATAATATTTTCCTTTTCTTTTTATGAGTTTTTTTACTATTAAATTAATAACACTGATAAAAAAATAAATCAAGCATTTACTTTTATAAAAATACAGTATATATTGAAAAAATATGTTGATAGATAATCTGAAAAAGAAAAAAACATTTTTTGAAAAATTGAAGCTAATAAATCCTATATTTATTGGCTTAATTGTTTTACTTTCGTGCATAGGGTTTACATCCTTATACTCAGCAGCTGGAGGAAATATAAATCCATGGGCTTCTAAACAAATACTGAGATTTTTCTTAGGATTTGCAGGGATGATGATAATTGCTTTTATGGATTTGAAAACAATATTAAAACTATCATATTTAGCTTATTTTGGCTCTCTTGTTTTATTAGTTCTTGTAGAAATAGTTGGAGATGTAGGAATGGGAGCTCAAAGATGGATTGACTTAGGCTTCATGAAATTACAACCATCAGAGGTTATGAAAATAGCTCTAATTATGGCTTTAGCAAGATACTTCAATGCTACAGAAGAAAACTCTATGAAGAGTATTAAATTTTTAATACCTCCTAGCTTAATGATATTATTACCTGTATTGTTAGTTTTAAAGCAACCAGATTTAGGAACAGCTCTTATATTGGTTGGTCTAGGAGCATCTGTATTCATACTGTGTGGATTATCATATAAACTATTAGGCATTGCTGTTCTATTAGTTAGTGGCTCTTTGCCCTTTGTATGGAATTATGGATTAAAAGACTATCAAAGAGGGAGAGTATTAACCTTCCTGAATCCAGAAAGAGACCCTCTTGGAGAAGGATATCATATAATACAATCAAAAATAGCATTTGGCTCTGGAGGACTTTGGGGAAGAGGTTTTCTTAAAGGATCTCAAAGTTATTTAAACTTTTTACCAGAAAAGCAAACAGATTTCATCTTCACTTTATTCGCAGAAGAATGGGGATTCGCTGGAGTTTGTTTAGTTATGCTTTTATATACTTTAATACTTATATATGGCTTTATAGTAGCACTTAATTGTCAAAATATTTTCGGAAAAATATTAGCAACCGGAATAAATATTAACTTATTCTTGTATATATTTATTAATATAGGAATGATTACAGGAATGCTTCCTGTAGTTGGAGTGCCTTTACCTCTATTTTCATACGGGGGAACTGTAATGCTTATAACAATGGCTGGTTTTGGCTTTATACTAAACACAGCAATAAACCATGACCAAAGATTAAACTGGAAACCTAAACTTGGAGATTTCTAAGAAAATCATATTATTTTTATCAGACTAATTTATTTTAATTGTCATTATGATTAGCGGAGCGAAGAAGAATCTCACTGTGTTACTGATACCCTCTCTACTATGTCATTCTGAACGGACACACTTGTGTGGTAGTGAAGAATCTCATTGTGTTACTGGATGTAAATTAACATTCCACAAGCTCGAAAAGATTCTTCACTTTGTTCAGAATGACCACATAATAAAATAGCATAGTGAAAAGATTTTTCGACTCCTTGCAGTCGCTCAAAATGACTAGGAAAAGAATTCGGATTTTAAAAAATTTTAGATTATTAAAAAGCCCCTAATTAAAAAATAGATTATAAGCTTATTTTAGGTGAATTATTTTTGAGCGAAGTGTACATAAAAGTACATGAGCGAAAACCCCAGCTTTTAGCTGGGGCTCGAATAATCATATAAAATGAACTTATAATCTATTTTTCTTCAAACCAAGATTTTCTTGCTTCCATAATAATCTCATTAGCATCTGATAAAGATAATTTATCTTCACCAATGATTTCAATAAGCTCATCACCTGCTAAGTCAGCCAAGTCATCTAAAGTTTTAACTCCAGCAGTTCCAAGAGCTACTAAATCTTCTAAATCTAGCTCTTCAACTTCTCTTAAGCTATCAGCAACATTTAAGTTATTGATTTCTGTATTTAGTTTTTCTTCTTTAGCTTCAAGATAAGCTTTAGCTCTGCTTTGTAGTTCGTTAGCTAGAGTTTCATCTCCATCTAAGCCTTCAATTTCTAATAACTCTGCAACATCACAGTATGCGATATCTTCTAAGTCAGCAAAATCTTCAGCGATAAGAAGTCTAGCAAACACATCATCAATATCAAGAGCTTCCATAATTACAGATAGAGCTTTTTCCATTTCTTCTTTTGCTTTTTCTTCTTCTTCAACTTCACTCATTAAGTTAATTTTAACACCTGTGATTTCAGCTGCTAATCTAACATTTTGACCTCTTCTACCGATAGCTAAGCTTAATTGATCTTCAGAAGCAACTACATCTACTTCACCAACTTCTTCATCAACAATAACTTTTGAAATCTTAGCTGGGCTTAATGCTTTAATAATATAGTTAGCTATATCATTTTCCCAAACCATAAGATCAATTTTCTCACCTTGTAATTCTGTAACTAAAGTTTGAATTCTTGAGCCTCTCATACCTACACAAGCACCAACTGGATCAATTGAGCTATCATTTGAAATAACAGCAACTTTTGCTCTTGAACCAGCATCTCTAGCAATAGCTTTAATTTCAATAATTCCATCATATATTTCTGGAACTTCTTGTCTTAACAGACCTGCTAAAAATTCTGGACAAGTTCTTGATAAGAAAATTTGAGGGCCTTTAATTTCTTCTCTAACATCATAGATATAAGCTCTAACTCTATCACCTGTTTTAAAGTGTTCTCTTGGGATAGAATCTTCTCTTCTAAGAACAGCTTCCGCTTTTCCTAAATCAACAGTTACATTACCATAATCAACTCTTTTAACAGTTCCGTTAATAATTTCACCAACTCTATCTTTATATTCGTTATATTGTTTTGCTCTTTCAGCTTCTCTAACTTTTTGAGTTATAACTTGCTTAGCTGTTTGAGCTGCAATTCTACCAAATTCAATTGGAGGCAGTTCTTCAGTAATAAAATCTCCAACTTTTGCATCAGCCTTTTCAACTTGAGCTTCCTCTAAAGTTACTTGTTTATCTGGATCTTCTAAGCTATCGTAGTCAGCAACAACTTCTTGGTAAAGATAAAGTTTAACTTCACCAGTTTTTTCATCAACTTCAGCTCTAACATCATGGTCATGTCCATATTTTGTTCTAGTTGCTTTTTGAATAGCTTCTTTCATAGCATTTAAAACATCTTCTTTTTGAATGCCTTTTTCTTTAGCAACAGCTTCTGCTACCATTAAAACTTCTCTCATTATCTTTTCCCTTTCTTCATTGCTTCTCTAATCATTTCATCTGTAATTATTAGTTTAGCTTTTTTGATATTATCGAAATCGATTTCTATTTTTCCTTCAGGCATTTCTAAAGAAACAACATTTTCTTTTGTTCCTAACACAACACCTTTAAATCTTTTTCTACCGCCAACAAGCTCGTGAGCTTCCATTTTTATAAGAAATCCTTTAAATCTCTCATAATCTTCTATTCTCACAAGAGGTCTATCCATACCTGTTGAACTTACCTCTAATCTATAAGCACTTGATATAATATCTTCTACATCAAGAACTGCAGATAGAGATTTAGAAACTTTTTTACAATCTTCTACTGTTACACCCGAACCATCTTTGTTTTCTATCATAATTCTTAAAACAGACTTATCTTCATTAGCATGAAAATCAGCTAAAACAAATGTATAGCCCAGACCTTTAACAGAAGAAGAAATTACTGAATCAAGTTTACTTTCTGTCATTACTCTCTCCTTTTTTATTTTAAAAAAGACGGGGTCTTGTTCAGACCCCGTCCATTTATAATGAACTGAATATGAGATAATTATATAATATAGTTATAAATTGTCAAGCTATTTATTATTTTTTTTTATAACTACTGCAGGATTTCCCGCCACAACACTATTAGGAGGAACATCTTTAGTAACGACAGAACCTGCTCCTACGATTGCCCCTTTTCCTATTTTAACTCCCATTAATACTATAGATTGCCAACCTATAAAACAATTATCCTCTATTTCAACTGGGGCAAATTTAGTCTCTCCACACGATATCTTTGCAGAAGCATCATGAGTTAAAACTGTGCAACCCGTAAGAACACAACCAGCACCTATTTTTATTAAGCTTTTATCAACCTTATCTAAAAAAGCATTACTATATACATAGCTTCCTTCTCCTATATCAAAACCTTGCATTCTTAACTTCTCTGTATTTCTTGAGACAGCATTCATTCCTTTTAATTTCATAATTATCATTTTTATTAAAATCTTCATAAAAGCACCTTTTTTCTTGTAAAATTTAAAATAAATCATATACTACAAAAAACAATATGTAAAGGGGTTGTAAGAATGAAAATATTAAGTTGTATGTTTAGTATTAAACAGGGCGGTTTAGAAAAAGTTGCTTTGGACTATGACATCGCTTTTAAAAATATGGGTTTTGACTCTACAATATTACTTAATAAAAAATTTGAATCTATAAATGAAATTACAAATAACAGCATATATTCAACAAAGTATAAAAGAGTAATAAACCCATTAACATATATCAATATAATTAAATGTATAAATGATGTTAATCCTGATTTAATATTCTTACATGGCAACAGAGCTATAGATTTAGTTTGCAATAAAATGATCAAATATTTTGTCAAAAATAAAAACATTAAATATATCTCTACAACACATAACTATAGAAGCAAAAGATTTAAAAGATTAGATTATTGTTTAGCTATATCCGATGATCTTAAAGAGCATTTAATAAAAGAGGGGATATCTTCAAAAAAGATACTTTTATGCCCTAATGCAGTCAAACTTGAACCTATAGACTCAAATTATAAATTTCACAAAACTCCTGTTTTAGGAGCTTTCGGCAGATTACATAAGGTAAAAGGTTATGATTTATTGATTACAGCATTTTCTGAAATAATAAATAAAGGCATAAAAGCCAAACTAATAATAGCTGGAGAAGGAACAGAGAGGAACAAGTTGGAAAAACAAATCAAAAAGCTAAATCTAGAGAAACATATAACAATTCACCCTTGGGTTAAAGATAAGAGAAAATTTTTTAAAAAAATTGATATTTTCTGTTTATCTTCAAGAAGTGAAGGAATGCCTCTTTCTTTATTAGAAGCCATTAGTTTTTCTAAACCATTTGTTTCCACTGATTGCCCTGGAGCTGTAGAAATATACAATAGAAAAAATGCTGGTATAATAGTAAAAAGAGAGAACGTTAAGCAATTATCCGCTGCAATGGAAGAGCTAATCATTAACGAGTCTAAAGCAAAAAACATGTCTAAAAAAGCACATTTAACTTTAAAGAGTTTTTATTCTCAAGAAATAATGGAAAAGAATTTAAAGAAAGTAATAAAAGCTGCAACAAAATAAACTTAAACTCTGAAATTGGTTTCTGCAGAGAAGTTTACACCACTTCCTTGCCAATTGTTATAATTTTTACTAAGTTTATAAGAGCCAATTCTAACAGGTTGAGAATTAATAGCTCTTGCCACAGCATCTAAACCATCATCATGACCTTTATAATTTTTATCAGGATTCCACTCTCTTAGCTCTGTAGAGAATGCTGTTCGCAACACTCTTTTATGAGCATTTAAAACTCCACCAGCTAACACTGCATCAAATGCTTCTAAAATCCTTATTTCTTTATTTTTTACAGATACATGTTCTAATACAGAAGTAGAAATATTTTTCATCTCTTTTCTTAATAGTGACGGCAAGAATTTACCTATACCATTTGTTTCTATTTCGACAGAAGGTATAAAATATTTGTCTGCGAACTCTTTTACTATTTTACATTGCTGTGTTGCTTCATCTTCATTAGAATTTTCATCTACTCTGATATATGCTATATCATGGATATAATACTCACCCTTACCATCTGTAAAAACACATGCTACAACAGAGTTATCTCCACCATTACCAAAAGCAGGGTCCCAACAACAAGAACAACCATATATTTGTTCACCCATAAGAGTAAGAATTGTTCTACCATTTGCTTCTCTATACTCTAATTCATTATCATATACTTTTAAATTATCAGGATTTAGTCTCCCTTCCGAAACACTTCTAGGCTTTAACATCATCTGTGAATCAAATTTATTTGCTCCAGTTTTTAAACGAACCTTATCCATCGCATATAATGGATACTTCTCTTCCCATGCACTTTTACCGTTCTCATCTATTACGGGTACTTCTAGTCTTTTAAAGCCTTTTAAAAATTCTCTATCCTCTCCAATATCTTTTCTCGGTTCTTTTGCATAAATTGTATAATAATTATGAGGGGTGCCAACATAAAGCTGATAACCATTAGGTGTTAGAATATAATCCAACTCTGCTAGTTTTTCTCTTAAGTTTTCTCTTTTTCCTGAAGTGTCGCAAGTATTCGGCACCTCAACATCATCACAAATAATAAAATCTGCTCTAGATCCAGTTATATTTCCGTTTAACCCTCTTGCAATTACAGAGGGATCTCTTAAGGATAAGTCCCTTTTTATTGTGAAGCTTGATGAAGACCACTCTTCTTTTTTATTTGGCTTTAAAGATTTTGTCATTGGATGCTTTTCAATTATCCTTTTTACATTTTGAACCATTTTTCTTGCTAGTAATTGCTCTGCTGATAAAACCAATATTCTTGTATTAGGATTTCTATATAAAACCCAAGCACAAAACAATCCTACTATTGTAGATTTCCCACAAGATCTAAAAGCCATTAAAAGAAGCTCTTTATCGCCATTATGATATGCTTGACTAAGCCACCTTGCAATTTTAATGTGAACTAAAGGAGTCCCCATACTTTGTAAATTATTCCAAATTATTATAAATAAATCAAAATCTATTTTCATTATTTCCTCCACAAAAAAACACTCCTAAAAAAGGAGTGTTCTTATAAAATATTTTTCCAATTAGTTTAAAGCAGAGGATAGGAAAACACTGTCCCCTTCATAAACAACTTTATGTCTGCTAATATTTATTTTTTTAGCAACTTCAGTTTCAGTTAACTTCTCATCAACATTAAATTCAACTTTAAAAAAACCCTTTCTCCAAAAGTTACTTTTAATACTTTGTTTTAAACTATTTTTTAAAGATTTATTAGATGTTATTTCTGCCTTAATAATACCAGTTTTAAGCTCTAGAATGATATCACTATCAGCTTTTGACTCTTTGTTTAAATTACCTTCCATATTATGCATTCTCCATTGTTAAACATTAAAATTTAAAACATAATATCATATTTTTACATAGAAATCAATCTGATAGGTGTAAAATTAACTAAAAATACTTTTAGGTCTTGCTTTTGTATCTTTTTTACACTTTAACCCATTGCCCCAACCTATAGACTTTCTTCTAATTTCTTTGTTTTTTCTATCTTCTTCTACTTTTTTGTTTGTTTTGTTTTCCATAATACCTCCTAAAAAACAAAAAGACCTCAATTTACTTGAGGCCTTAATTAAAAAAAACTCTGACATAATCAGAGCTATTAAAATAATTCATTGAATAAAAAAATTAATGCCCTCTTTTACAAAGAAAGCCACCACCAATTTGCATTTAATACAAAACTTCTCATTTTTTATTCCTTATTTAAATTACTTGTAGTATGGTATCACAAAAATGCATAATGTCAATACTAAAATTTATAAACCTCAGATCTTCCATATTTCATTCTCCACCTTGCTGGCTTTATAAAACTAGAATCCCATAAACCGAGTTTGTTTTCTTTTGCATATTTTTCTTCCTGCTGGTAATATTCCTTATCATAACTAGTAGCAAAAGCATTTCCTGTATTAACCATATAAGAATTAATATTAACTTCATTAATGTAGCATGTCCCTAAATATCTTTTGTACCTATCTTTGCCATCAATTTCACAAACCACTATTTTATGATCTATCAACTCTTTTAATTTTGCTGTTGAGACAGATCCACACTTATAAAAATCTCCCAGTTTGTTTTTACATAATTGTTTACTCTCTGGACAGTCTATCCCTTGCAGTCTAATTTTATATATATCCTCTATCATAATAGTATCTCCATCAAAAACATAAGATACATATCCTTTTATAGAACTGTATTGACTCCGCTTTGCTTGAGCACTAAAACTAAATATTGCAAAAATTAAAATTAATATATACTTCATAACTATCTGATAGCATTAATTTCACAATAAATCAACAAGTAGCAGCATTTATATCTTCCAGCTGTTTTTTTGCTACACTTAACATATCTCCTATATAATCATCTTCCTTTTTATCAACTTTTTCTTCTTCTGTATAAGAAGATAGTTTTATTAAATTATCTATATGTGATAAAGCTGTTTTACAAGCACTATGATATGCAGAGAACTCTTTTGTCTCGTCCATATCTACATTTCTTGATGAAAATATTCTATAAGAGCACAATGCTCTATTAAAAGCACTTGGTATAAAATTCGATATTTTCTGCTTCATTCTCCCCTTTATTCTATTCATATTATATATTACCTATTCTTTTCAATTTTTTCTTCGATTCTTAAAAGGTGCTCTACCAATCTTTTTTCTACCTCTCTAAGAGAGTTTATAGAAGCATAACTTTTTGCCACTTCTAGTTTATAAGAAGATAAAGCATCTTTTAATTGCACACTTTTTGTTTCTGCTATATTTCTAAGCTTATCTATCTTAGAGTCGGCATCTTGTTTATTTTTATTAATAACAAAGAACATAAAACTTATAACAGGTATTTCAATTGCAGATATCCACCATTGGAACCCCTTAAATATTTCTAATTCCATAGCTAACCCACCACATACCATTGAGCACCATTAGACATTACAGTTATAAAATCATATTGATTATTTAATACTTTATTTGAATTATCTGGGCCGGCACCACCATTTTCTGTTATTGTAACAATGTTATTAGTAACATCTGTCTTCTTTATTATTAAAGTTTGCCCTATAGCATTTATATTATCTGCAGGAGGAAGTTCAACCTCAACATTGCCACTGTATGCACTTACTAAACACAGAGGACTTGACAGACTTGGCTTTACTTTTGCAATACCATCATAATACTGATCACTTCTAGGGAAAGCATTTGCTGCTTTAATCCACCAATTTGCTCCATTGGAAACAACTGTTATGAAGTCATACCTTGCTGATAGTTTTATTTCTCTATTATCAGGGCCTGTTCCATTTTTCTCTGTAATAATTACTGGGTTTTTACTTAAATCTTGCTTCTTTATTGTTATTTCAACTCCATAGTTATCCATAGAAGCTTCTGGCAACACCATATTAACACTTCCATTAAAAGAAGAAACTAGATAGAAAGATGTAGACAAATCAATATTATGAATAGCAGATGTAGAGTAATCTATAAATGTCACTTCATATCTCATTAACTTTGCTTTAAAATCATCACTTTCTGTTCTTCTTAAATAATTTTTTTCTGGATAACCAGCATTTATTGCAGAGTAAGACCCTCCACTAGAATCAACTATTGCACCACCAGCAGACATAGACAGATGATTTATTATTGAAGTATTTTGGCTATCCTCATCAAGGATTATATTATCTACAGCACCAATTGTTTCTGTATAAACATTCATTAATAAAGTCTCTTCGACTTCAGACAATCTTATACAACCGTTTGCAGCATCGTCAATATTAACTTCTAAATCAATAAATGTATTATGATATTTACCATTTTGTATAAACACTCCATAACCTTGAGTATCTTCTCCATGAGAATAAACTCTAACTTTTGAGAATCTATTAGCATTTGGAGTATCTCCATTACCAGTCAAAGTCAATAACACTCCATGAGTCTTAGGCTTAGAAATCAATATATTATTGAAATTATTCCAGTAACAAGGATTAGATTTAGAATTATATCCATCTAAAACAATTCCCATTTCAGCTGATTCAATAATAACATTCTCTATTATATTTTGAACACAAGGAGAATCTTTACCATAAAGTTTAATCCCCGCATTTCCATTTATAATTTTAATATCATGAATATTGGACATTCCTGATGTTACATTAATTACATCAAAAGAATTATTAATAGCAGAAATAATAGAATTATTACCTAAGCCAAATATAAATTGTCCATATTTTACTTCCAAAGAACTAGAAATATTATATATACCTTCTGGGAAGAACACACTTGAGCTTTCTCTTAATGCATTTTTTATTGAGTTTGTATCATCTGTAATACCATCCCCCTTTGCTCCAAAATCTTTCACCGAAACAAAGTCCTTATTCTTATCCAACATTTTTCTTTGGACGGCACTTGCACCATTAGCCAGGAACATGTCTGAACTCATAAGAGAAAAACCATCTTCAGATATAGGAGTTACTGTAGGATTACCATCGCCATCAAATGATAATAATTTATTAGCTCTTTCACTTCTAGAAGGAATACTGTTTATAGTACTTCTCTCCATTTTTGGAAAAGCTAGATTGCTTTTTGCTATATTATTTACTTGTTGTAAACCTGCAGTAATATAATCAAACTCATTATTAAGAGAAGTTGCTGAGAACCTACCAACATTTGTAAAATCAGAAGATCTTTCAAGAGGTATCTCTCTAGCTATAGTTACTACCACATTTAATTCTGGGGCTTCTGTAAAAGTTAAAATTCCACCATTAGTATTTCCATCTCCCAAAACTGTATAGCCTCCAGATTTAATATTATTGTTAAAATATACTTTTATATCAGAATCATTAAATATTGGGAATGGATAATTAAAAGTTGTTTGGACTCCATCTCCTATATATTTTATTTCCGGCTTTATGTCTGGCACTTTAATATGTGTCATTTGTTTTTTACTCCTCCTACATTATTTTAGTTTTCTAGTTTAATTTTTTCTCATTGAAAATAAAGCATTTTATATTAAATGCAAATCTGTTACAAAGCACTTGTAAAGATACACACTAAAAAGTTGAATTTATTTAATAAAATAAGTCTATGTTATTACTAAGTTTTTTTTGATCTTCTAAATTAGACAACTCTAATAAATTTTTACTTAGCCCAGTATTATAACTGTCTTCAATTGCTTTTTTCTTAATGGCTACGACCTCATCGTTTTTAGCTTTACTATCTTCACTATCATTTAATAATCCATCCAATACTGATTTTGAAGATCCAACATCTGCAGAGGACATTCCTGATGCACCAAAAGAAGCCCTTTGTTTAGCCAAAGCTACTTTAAGATTTTTTAGTCTTTCCTCTTCCGCATTGTGAGCACTTTTATTTAACTGATCCAATTTTAAATTAGCCGCTGCTTGTTTTTGTTGCATATCTAGTTTCTTACTTGCAATACTTGCATCTGCATTTGATTTTTTATTGCTATAATCTACAACTCCCTTAACTAGACCTGCTCCTACAGGCCCCAAAGCCATACCTGCTAAACTAGGAACAATAGCTCCTCCTAATGAACTTAAACCTCCCATATTTTTTCCTTTCTATATTTAATATTAATCGTTTATTTTTATTTGAGTAGTTGCTGATAACAAAGTAAAATTGAATGGAGTACTTTGCTCTATTCTCCACAAAGGTGTTGTTGCATCTTTTTTCCAACCAAAAGATTTAACCTTAATATCTCCGGAAAAAGATTGTGGAGCAGAGTTTAAACTAAAAGAATCTCTTAAAGGAATATCTTTTATACCTCTATTGCAATCAACCTTTAAAGAATATGTATTATATAACCTAAATACAACATCTACTAACCTTATAGCTCTTCCCATACCTATATTTGATGAAGTATTTACAGGCAGTGGAGCTATAATATGCTTGTACTCCATGCCTACAGATATTTTTGAAACGGGATTTGGTAAAGTTATTGTTCCGTCCACAGGCACAATATATGTATCCTCTAAAACGGTTCCATCTGCAACAACCACAACCTCTCTACCTATCAAATGATTCAATCCTGACCATGTTGTTTTTGCAGTTTCACTTTCTCCTGATAAGCAACTATCTAAATTTTCACTTTCATCCATTTTTTCAATAAAGTAACTACCATTTCGCTCTATTAAAAAATAAACATTATCACCAACAACAGATAC harbors:
- a CDS encoding acyltransferase, which gives rise to MKILIKMIIMKLKGMNAVSRNTEKLRMQGFDIGEGSYVYSNAFLDKVDKSLIKIGAGCVLTGCTVLTHDASAKISCGETKFAPVEIEDNCFIGWQSIVLMGVKIGKGAIVGAGSVVTKDVPPNSVVAGNPAVVIKKNNK
- the nusA gene encoding transcription termination factor NusA codes for the protein MREVLMVAEAVAKEKGIQKEDVLNAMKEAIQKATRTKYGHDHDVRAEVDEKTGEVKLYLYQEVVADYDSLEDPDKQVTLEEAQVEKADAKVGDFITEELPPIEFGRIAAQTAKQVITQKVREAERAKQYNEYKDRVGEIINGTVKRVDYGNVTVDLGKAEAVLRREDSIPREHFKTGDRVRAYIYDVREEIKGPQIFLSRTCPEFLAGLLRQEVPEIYDGIIEIKAIARDAGSRAKVAVISNDSSIDPVGACVGMRGSRIQTLVTELQGEKIDLMVWENDIANYIIKALSPAKISKVIVDEEVGEVDVVASEDQLSLAIGRRGQNVRLAAEITGVKINLMSEVEEEEKAKEEMEKALSVIMEALDIDDVFARLLIAEDFADLEDIAYCDVAELLEIEGLDGDETLANELQSRAKAYLEAKEEKLNTEINNLNVADSLREVEELDLEDLVALGTAGVKTLDDLADLAGDELIEIIGEDKLSLSDANEIIMEARKSWFEEK
- a CDS encoding thermonuclease family protein; amino-acid sequence: MKYILILIFAIFSFSAQAKRSQYSSIKGYVSYVFDGDTIMIEDIYKIRLQGIDCPESKQLCKNKLGDFYKCGSVSTAKLKELIDHKIVVCEIDGKDRYKRYLGTCYINEVNINSYMVNTGNAFATSYDKEYYQQEEKYAKENKLGLWDSSFIKPARWRMKYGRSEVYKF
- a CDS encoding ribosome maturation factor RimP, which encodes MTESKLDSVISSSVKGLGYTFVLADFHANEDKSVLRIMIENKDGSGVTVEDCKKVSKSLSAVLDVEDIISSAYRLEVSSTGMDRPLVRIEDYERFKGFLIKMEAHELVGGRKRFKGVVLGTKENVVSLEMPEGKIEIDFDNIKKAKLIITDEMIREAMKKGKR
- the rodA gene encoding rod shape-determining protein RodA is translated as MLIDNLKKKKTFFEKLKLINPIFIGLIVLLSCIGFTSLYSAAGGNINPWASKQILRFFLGFAGMMIIAFMDLKTILKLSYLAYFGSLVLLVLVEIVGDVGMGAQRWIDLGFMKLQPSEVMKIALIMALARYFNATEENSMKSIKFLIPPSLMILLPVLLVLKQPDLGTALILVGLGASVFILCGLSYKLLGIAVLLVSGSLPFVWNYGLKDYQRGRVLTFLNPERDPLGEGYHIIQSKIAFGSGGLWGRGFLKGSQSYLNFLPEKQTDFIFTLFAEEWGFAGVCLVMLLYTLILIYGFIVALNCQNIFGKILATGININLFLYIFINIGMITGMLPVVGVPLPLFSYGGTVMLITMAGFGFILNTAINHDQRLNWKPKLGDF
- the terL gene encoding phage terminase large subunit gives rise to the protein MKIDFDLFIIIWNNLQSMGTPLVHIKIARWLSQAYHNGDKELLLMAFRSCGKSTIVGLFCAWVLYRNPNTRILVLSAEQLLARKMVQNVKRIIEKHPMTKSLKPNKKEEWSSSSFTIKRDLSLRDPSVIARGLNGNITGSRADFIICDDVEVPNTCDTSGKRENLREKLAELDYILTPNGYQLYVGTPHNYYTIYAKEPRKDIGEDREFLKGFKRLEVPVIDENGKSAWEEKYPLYAMDKVRLKTGANKFDSQMMLKPRSVSEGRLNPDNLKVYDNELEYREANGRTILTLMGEQIYGCSCCWDPAFGNGGDNSVVACVFTDGKGEYYIHDIAYIRVDENSNEDEATQQCKIVKEFADKYFIPSVEIETNGIGKFLPSLLRKEMKNISTSVLEHVSVKNKEIRILEAFDAVLAGGVLNAHKRVLRTAFSTELREWNPDKNYKGHDDGLDAVARAINSQPVRIGSYKLSKNYNNWQGSGVNFSAETNFRV
- a CDS encoding glycosyltransferase, which encodes MKILSCMFSIKQGGLEKVALDYDIAFKNMGFDSTILLNKKFESINEITNNSIYSTKYKRVINPLTYINIIKCINDVNPDLIFLHGNRAIDLVCNKMIKYFVKNKNIKYISTTHNYRSKRFKRLDYCLAISDDLKEHLIKEGISSKKILLCPNAVKLEPIDSNYKFHKTPVLGAFGRLHKVKGYDLLITAFSEIINKGIKAKLIIAGEGTERNKLEKQIKKLNLEKHITIHPWVKDKRKFFKKIDIFCLSSRSEGMPLSLLEAISFSKPFVSTDCPGAVEIYNRKNAGIIVKRENVKQLSAAMEELIINESKAKNMSKKAHLTLKSFYSQEIMEKNLKKVIKAATK